A genomic region of Microscilla marina ATCC 23134 contains the following coding sequences:
- a CDS encoding 4-hydroxyproline epimerase: MKKTFFCVDAHTCGNPVRLVAGGGPSLEGANMSEKRQHFLKEYDWIRKGLMFEPRGHDMMSGSILFPPSDPANDVAVLFIETSGCLPMCGHGTIGTITIAIEEGLVSPKKTGEVRMETPAGLVLVQYQQEGNKVKSVKLTNIPSYLAAENLTIECPDLGELTVDVSYGGNFYAIVDSQPNFKGIDAYTAGELIAWSRVVRDRLNEKYEFVHPENSTINGISHMLWTGDTTSAEATARNAVFYGDKAIDRSPCGTGTSARMAQWFAKGKLKKGDKFIHESIIGSQFIGRVEDVVKLGDHQAIIPSIEGWARIYGHNTITIDDEDDPYAFGFQVI; the protein is encoded by the coding sequence ATGAAAAAAACTTTCTTTTGTGTAGATGCTCATACCTGTGGCAACCCGGTAAGGTTGGTAGCGGGTGGCGGACCTTCGCTGGAAGGCGCCAATATGAGCGAAAAAAGACAACATTTTTTAAAAGAGTACGATTGGATCCGCAAAGGATTGATGTTTGAGCCACGAGGACACGACATGATGTCGGGCAGTATATTATTTCCCCCCTCAGACCCCGCCAACGATGTAGCCGTTTTATTTATCGAAACCAGTGGTTGTTTGCCCATGTGTGGGCACGGTACCATTGGTACCATTACTATAGCCATAGAAGAAGGTTTGGTAAGCCCCAAAAAAACAGGCGAAGTACGTATGGAAACCCCCGCTGGACTGGTATTGGTGCAATACCAACAGGAAGGCAATAAAGTGAAATCGGTAAAGCTGACCAATATTCCTTCATACCTTGCCGCCGAAAACCTGACCATAGAATGCCCCGACTTGGGCGAACTTACAGTAGATGTATCTTATGGGGGCAACTTTTACGCTATAGTAGACTCTCAGCCCAATTTCAAAGGCATTGATGCTTATACTGCCGGAGAATTGATTGCCTGGAGCAGGGTGGTGCGCGATCGTTTGAACGAAAAATATGAATTTGTTCATCCCGAAAACTCCACCATCAACGGTATAAGCCACATGTTGTGGACGGGTGACACTACATCGGCGGAGGCCACCGCTCGCAACGCTGTTTTTTATGGCGATAAGGCAATTGATCGTTCACCTTGTGGCACAGGTACCTCGGCACGAATGGCGCAATGGTTTGCGAAGGGCAAGCTCAAAAAAGGGGACAAATTTATCCATGAAAGTATCATTGGCAGCCAGTTTATTGGCAGAGTAGAAGACGTGGTAAAGCTAGGTGACCATCAGGCTATTATTCCTAGCATAGAAGGCTGGGCGCGTATTTATGGACACAATACCATTACCATAGACGATGAGGATGACCCTTATGCGTTTGGATTTCAGGTGATTTAA
- a CDS encoding aldehyde dehydrogenase (NADP(+)), producing MTKENIQGKNFIGNTRSDEGQKQQQAFNPANNEVLTGAFSTATNSELEQTMQLASEAFQQLKKYSGAQKGAFLRAIAEEIEALGDTLVQRACIESGLPEGRIIGERGRTMNQLRAFAQLVEEGSWVDARIDTAQPERQPIPKVDLRKQLVAIGPVVVFGASNFPLAFSVAGGDTASALAAGNPVIVKAHSAHLGTSELVATAVIKAAERCDMPNGTFSMLYGSGHSVGQALVKHPVTQAVGFTGSGFGGKALYQLAQQRPQPIPVFAEMGSVNPVVLLPQALRNRGAQIAQQYAGSITLGAGQFCTNPGLLLGVASDELIAFETALGEAVQAIAPATMLTQGIAKAFDEGAEQALKQTEVQIVAQADQSSQPNQGRAVVAKVSGADFLKNPALHEEVFGPYSLLVVCANREELAQAIQSLEGQLTATVMGEDEELLECKEIIAGLQDRVGRLIYNGVPTGVEVCPSQHHGGPFPSTTDSRFTSVGTDAIKRFARPVAFQNCPQALLPQELQDENPLNIWRLTDGKWSNEAISVLAEQA from the coding sequence ATGACAAAAGAAAATATACAAGGAAAAAATTTCATAGGTAACACTCGTTCTGATGAAGGACAGAAACAACAGCAAGCTTTTAATCCCGCCAACAATGAGGTTTTAACCGGGGCTTTTAGCACTGCTACCAACTCTGAGCTAGAACAAACTATGCAGTTGGCAAGCGAGGCTTTCCAACAATTAAAAAAATATTCTGGAGCGCAAAAAGGCGCATTTTTGCGTGCCATTGCCGAAGAAATTGAAGCCCTAGGCGATACTTTGGTACAAAGAGCCTGTATCGAGTCTGGTTTGCCCGAAGGCAGAATCATAGGCGAACGTGGACGTACCATGAACCAATTGCGTGCGTTTGCCCAATTGGTAGAAGAGGGCTCGTGGGTAGATGCCCGCATAGACACCGCCCAACCTGAGCGCCAACCCATCCCCAAAGTAGACTTACGCAAGCAACTAGTGGCTATAGGCCCTGTAGTAGTGTTTGGTGCCAGCAACTTCCCCTTGGCATTTTCAGTGGCTGGTGGCGATACTGCCTCGGCACTGGCTGCGGGTAACCCAGTAATAGTAAAAGCTCATTCGGCACATTTAGGTACCAGCGAATTGGTAGCTACCGCCGTTATAAAAGCCGCCGAAAGATGCGACATGCCCAATGGCACCTTCTCTATGCTATACGGCAGTGGGCATTCGGTAGGACAAGCATTGGTCAAACACCCCGTTACCCAAGCAGTAGGCTTTACCGGGTCAGGCTTTGGTGGCAAAGCATTGTATCAGCTTGCCCAACAACGTCCTCAACCCATTCCCGTATTTGCCGAAATGGGCAGCGTAAACCCCGTAGTATTATTACCCCAGGCTTTACGCAATCGTGGGGCTCAAATAGCCCAGCAGTACGCAGGTTCTATCACTTTGGGAGCCGGACAGTTTTGTACTAACCCAGGATTACTGTTAGGAGTTGCTTCTGACGAATTGATTGCTTTTGAAACCGCATTGGGTGAAGCAGTACAAGCCATTGCCCCTGCTACTATGCTTACTCAAGGCATAGCCAAAGCTTTTGATGAAGGAGCTGAGCAAGCCCTGAAACAAACCGAAGTACAAATAGTGGCACAAGCCGACCAAAGCAGCCAGCCAAACCAAGGCAGGGCGGTAGTGGCCAAAGTAAGTGGTGCCGATTTTTTGAAAAACCCAGCCTTGCACGAAGAAGTGTTCGGTCCTTATTCTTTGCTGGTAGTATGTGCAAACCGCGAAGAACTAGCGCAGGCGATCCAAAGCCTGGAAGGACAACTCACTGCCACCGTAATGGGTGAAGACGAAGAACTACTTGAGTGTAAAGAGATAATTGCAGGGCTGCAAGACCGCGTAGGACGTTTAATTTACAATGGCGTGCCTACTGGGGTAGAAGTGTGCCCATCGCAGCATCACGGAGGTCCCTTCCCTTCTACTACCGATAGCCGATTTACTTCGGTAGGTACCGATGCCATCAAACGATTTGCCCGTCCGGTAGCTTTCCAAAACTGCCCACAGGCTTTATTACCGCAAGAATTACAAGACGAAAACCCGTTGAATATATGGCGTTTAACAGACGGGAAGTGGTCAAACGAGGCAATTTCTGTACTGGCTGAACAAGCATAA
- a CDS encoding NAD(P)/FAD-dependent oxidoreductase, with product MQLKAKEIMDKKKVIIVGGGVVGLCTAYYLVKDGHEVTVIERDAILDGCSFGNAGMIVPSHFVPLATPGIIGQGVRWMLNAESPFYIRPRLNKSLINWGLKFYKAATAKKVEEAMPHLRNIGLLSRQLYQDLKQDQALTDFGLESSGLMMLYKTEKVGEEEIEIAHKANELGIETQILDRKALHELESEALPDVLGGVFYPGDAYLLPQVLLESLHKYLQDNKVTILENTPVEDIQLNGKSVLGVVTKKGLVKGDEYVIASGVWSTTLAKKMNLNLPMQAGKGYSFMVKDHPTQNIKTPSILCEAKVSVTPMRGQVRFGGTMEITGFDESINLRRVGGIAKAIPQYLPSYKVDLPEKSQVWRGLRPCSPDGLPYIGKVEHLNNASIAAGHAMMGVSLAPATGKLIAESIAGQKNSIEMQAFSPERYH from the coding sequence TTGCAACTAAAAGCTAAAGAAATTATGGACAAAAAGAAAGTAATCATCGTGGGAGGTGGAGTAGTAGGACTCTGCACGGCATATTATCTGGTAAAAGATGGGCATGAGGTAACAGTGATTGAACGCGACGCTATTTTAGATGGTTGTTCGTTTGGTAATGCCGGAATGATTGTACCCAGCCATTTTGTGCCATTGGCAACTCCTGGTATTATAGGACAAGGCGTTCGTTGGATGCTCAATGCAGAGAGCCCTTTTTATATTCGCCCACGCCTCAACAAAAGTTTGATTAATTGGGGGCTGAAGTTTTACAAAGCGGCCACTGCTAAAAAGGTAGAAGAAGCAATGCCCCACTTGCGCAATATTGGTTTACTGAGCCGACAACTCTATCAAGATCTTAAGCAAGACCAGGCATTGACCGATTTTGGGTTGGAGTCTTCGGGGCTGATGATGTTGTACAAAACCGAAAAAGTGGGCGAAGAAGAAATAGAGATTGCTCATAAGGCAAACGAACTAGGCATAGAAACCCAAATACTTGACCGCAAAGCTTTGCACGAGCTAGAGTCAGAAGCACTGCCTGATGTGTTGGGTGGGGTGTTTTATCCGGGTGATGCTTACTTACTGCCTCAAGTGTTGTTAGAAAGCCTGCACAAGTATTTGCAAGACAACAAGGTGACTATTTTGGAAAATACCCCAGTAGAAGACATTCAACTCAATGGTAAAAGTGTGTTGGGGGTGGTGACTAAAAAAGGACTGGTCAAAGGCGACGAGTATGTAATAGCCTCTGGAGTATGGTCTACTACGTTGGCAAAAAAAATGAACTTAAACCTGCCCATGCAAGCTGGCAAAGGCTATAGTTTTATGGTAAAAGATCATCCTACCCAAAACATAAAGACCCCTTCTATTCTTTGCGAAGCCAAAGTATCGGTAACTCCTATGCGAGGACAGGTTCGTTTTGGTGGAACTATGGAAATCACTGGGTTTGACGAAAGCATCAATTTGCGTAGGGTAGGAGGCATAGCCAAGGCCATTCCTCAGTACTTGCCCTCTTATAAGGTTGACTTGCCCGAAAAGTCACAAGTCTGGCGGGGGTTGCGTCCTTGTTCGCCCGATGGTTTGCCTTACATTGGCAAGGTAGAGCACCTCAACAATGCCAGTATTGCGGCGGGTCATGCCATGATGGGTGTAAGTCTGGCTCCTGCTACAGGTAAGCTCATTGCCGAAAGTATTGCCGGGCAAAAAAACAGCATTGAGATGCAGGCTTTTAGCCCTGAGCGTTATCATTAA